The genomic stretch AAAAACATCCAAATTTATTCGATCAAGCGGCAGCTTATGAAAAGGAACTCCCGGATGGACGTAGATTTACATGGAATCAAGGGGAAACGCTTCGTGAGATACTTGAACGCAAAGAGTCAATTAAGACTGATCATAAGAAAAGAATGGTACTTAGCAAATGTAATGCGCCAGATAAAACTCTTATGGAGCAACTTGAAGCTGTGTTAGATGGCGAAGATGCCGACAAGCCGTGTTTGATATGCACGTTGTGAGAGGAAATGTATGAAATCTCATTTAAGAAAATTTAGTACTTATAGACTCGATGCATCACTCAAGTCTATTATAGAAAAATCATATGGTACTGCTGTAACGGGCGTAGGCGTTCATGAATGTGATTATATAAAACGTAAATTTAGTAGAAAATATAATGCTACAATATGTGCATCACAAAAATGGGTGGCGGATTTAGCCAGATGCTATGGCATTTTATATGATGTTTTTAGTAAATATTGCGAAGGGGAAAAGCTTATTTCAGATGCTGGATTTAATTTTATTGTGGCAGCGTTATTTTATTTCATCAATCCATTTGATGTAATACCTGATCATATGGCCGACATAGGCTATTATGATGATTTATATGTTTTGCAAATATGTCTTGGACATCTTTCGTATACAGATTACGTTCACATTCAAATGAGATTTACTGAGAGGCAGAATGCGTGCTCTGAATGACATATGGCGTAATATTGGCAATGAGTTCGGTTGTTATACATCTGAGACATTTGATCAAATCCCAACTAGACCAGGTGTGTATGCATGGTTTTATCCCCTCAGAATAGCAACTAGGGACCTAGATGAATTTATGGCAGAAATGCTGGCTATTCAAAATTATGATTCTACAACATTAGGCAAGCCAAAGCATAGAACGTCTGTGGAATTTGCATGGCGAAAAATAATTCTTGACGTTGAGCTAGGGTCAAAAGAACCCACATTTGATTCATTTAGAAATATTTGGGATGCTGCAATCGCCGATGAACAGCTATTTTATCATTTAAGGGCTGTCTTTATGCGTGCAAGTTTATTTTTAAACCCACTCTACGTCGGCAAAACCCGAAACTTGCATAATCGTTGTTATCAACATGTAAATGGTGTTGGAGGATCCAATAACTTTTATGAAAGATTTATGAACTATGCATCAAAAAATAAACTTAATGCTAAAACTGTAAGTGACTTGATATTTGCCTGCATTAGAACCGATGACGAGAGCATTGGAAGCCCAGAAGAATTAGAGCTTCTTGTCGAGGATTTGCTAAAATATTTAGCTAATCCATCATTTTCAATAAAATAAGGGAGGATAGAACAAATGCCTGCTCATACGCCACCAAGGTTTAATGAAGAGATGATATATAGAAAACATAAGTGGGGTATATTCGGTGAACTAGGTGAGGGGGGTAATGCCCAAATAAGATTTCTACAAACTGTTATTTCACATGTGGAATTAGATGATATTCAAATGATTTCAGATATCCCAGGCAGCCATAAATGGGAGGTAAGAGATCTGTTTCAGCGTGAGGTCGACAGTGAAAGGGTCAAAACTGATATTCTGCCGTATTTCCAAGATCCGTCAAAAGTTAAATATTTTAATCCGCTAACCTTGATTGTTTTGCCAATGGCTGGTCATGAAGTTAGTGGTGAATTAGACTATATAAATTCAAGCGAAGAGACAGAAAATAATGAAACGTATACTGTTTATGAAAAGAAGGAATATTATAAAATGAGTATTCGTCAAGATGTGTGGTGTCGATTGCAATGGAATCCCGACAAGTGTTGTATTGTTGCAATTGACGGCCAACATAGGCTTTCTGCCCTCAAAAGATGGAAAAAGGAGCCGGACGCAACGAAAATTCAGCTATGGCGAATTCCTGTGGTGTTGTTGGTTGTAAATAAGAGTGATGCTTCATTAGAGGCTGCTAATTTACTAGAAATAGTACGAAGAACCTTTGTTTACATTAACACGAAAGCAGAAAGATTGTCCACAGCGCGAAAAATTCTATTGGATGATGAAAGTGTTAATGCAGTATGTGCTCAAGAAATTGTTCAGTATGCCCATGCCAATGATGTTAAGGCGATTGATGAACGCGTGCCAACAAGGGTACCGCTAATATTTTTCGATTGGAGGGGTGGACTCAAGGATAATGTTAGAATTAAGGCACCGGCTGCAATGATAAGCATCGAAGAGGTGTACTCTTGGATGGAGCACTACATTTTAAAAGAAGATGGTGGCGTAAGGCAGGAGGAAAGGTTGTTTCTAAAAGATTTAGTACCAATGCTGGAAAGTTATGGCACTGATAAGGCATTGACCAACGAGGATGCAAGGAGAATAAGGGAATTGTTTTGTTGTTACATCAGAGAAGGGTTGATGTACTTTCTTGAAAACTTTGAGCCGTACAAAAACTACATTCATGAATGTCGTGAGAAGGAAAGGGCCTGTCTGGCCGAGTCTGATTTGTCAAAACATGCTTTTATGAAGCTGCGATTTGGATCGCATGATGCGGAGCCTTCTCAAAGAGATGATGTTGAAGATCAGTATTGTGATTTAGTAACTGATTTTGAGAATATAAAAAACAAGATCCCCGCAATCATAACTAGGGATGTTGGGCCGCGGGCGCTAATATTTTCATTCTCCCAAATCAAATACGAATACGATGAAATTATGATTGGGAAAAATAAGGAAAGAGTTGCGTGGTTGGATTATGCTAAAATGTTAACGCCTATTTACAATGATATTTATAATGATGGCTGGTTTTTGACATACGATAGTCTTGCAGAAGATAAACGTAAAGCGCTTACACATATCTTGTATGATCCCGCCGGTGGCATTATAAATTACAGATTAGAGGACTCTGAGGATGCGTTTGGTGCATTTATTATGATGCTGGTTCTAAAAGGAATGCTGGATAATGAATATGTCAGTAATGATGAATATAGCGAGATCTGGAGTGTGGTGTCGGATAAATTATTTAAGACGCTTAATAAAGGCTTTAGAAAAGTGGTTAGATCGGAGCTGAAAGATGTATTTCAAGGTACAAACCCACAATTTAACGCGGAGGTTAAGAGGCTCGCTCAGCTGAGAACAGAAGATCAGCTTAAAAAACTTGCAGCACGATTCGGGATAGTGGATGTTGCGTAAAATATTAAATGCAA from Myxococcales bacterium encodes the following:
- a CDS encoding GIY-YIG nuclease family protein; this encodes MRALNDIWRNIGNEFGCYTSETFDQIPTRPGVYAWFYPLRIATRDLDEFMAEMLAIQNYDSTTLGKPKHRTSVEFAWRKIILDVELGSKEPTFDSFRNIWDAAIADEQLFYHLRAVFMRASLFLNPLYVGKTRNLHNRCYQHVNGVGGSNNFYERFMNYASKNKLNAKTVSDLIFACIRTDDESIGSPEELELLVEDLLKYLANPSFSIK
- a CDS encoding DUF1232 domain-containing protein encodes the protein MKSHLRKFSTYRLDASLKSIIEKSYGTAVTGVGVHECDYIKRKFSRKYNATICASQKWVADLARCYGILYDVFSKYCEGEKLISDAGFNFIVAALFYFINPFDVIPDHMADIGYYDDLYVLQICLGHLSYTDYVHIQMRFTERQNACSE